The sequence CGTCCTTCTCCATCTCGAAGTCGCCGAGCGCCTCCTCGGACTTCTCCACCTCGCGGCGCAGGATGCCGACCTTGCGACCCAGGCCCGCCTCGGCCCAGGCGACGCGCGTCTTGGCGCCCATGGAGCGCGCCTCGTTGTCGTACTTGCTGCGCATGCGCGCGCCGGAGTTCACCTTGCTCGCCGCCGATTCCTGATCGCGGCGCGTGTCGGCGAGCCGGCGCTCGAGCTGCTTGTGCTCGTGCTTGGCCTTGTCGCGAGCGTCCGCGCGCGCGTCGGACTCGGCGTCCCACTCGTGCTTCGCGGCTTCGTAGTTGCCGCTCCAGAGCCGCACGTCGCCGCGATGGATTCGCAGCGTGTGCGTGGTGAGCGCGTCGAGCAGCGCGCGGTCGTGCGACACCAGCAGCCCCACGCCATGGAAGCGCTGCAGCGTTCGCAGCAAGAGCTCGCGCGCGTCGGCGTCGAGGTGGTTGGTGGGCTCGTCGAGCAAGAGCACATCCGGCTCGGTCGAGAGCGCGGCGCCAATCTGCCAGCGCTTGCGCTCACCGGGCGAGAGCGTGTCCCAGCGATCGAGCGCCCAGGGCTCGAGCTTGAGCTGGCCAACCAGCCGGCGCGCGTCGTGCTCCGTGCTCTCGGCGAACGCGTCGATGGCCGGCGTGCGCGCTTCCACGGTCTGCGGACAGGTGATGACCACCGCGTCGTCGGGCTCGAAGTGCAGCGCGCCGTCCGAGGGCTTCAGCTCGCGCGCGAGCAGCT comes from Deltaproteobacteria bacterium and encodes:
- a CDS encoding ABC-F family ATP-binding cassette domain-containing protein; this translates as MSLVRAQKLSFSYTDAVDLFSEADFQLDPGWTGLVGPNGAGKTTLLKLLARELKPSDGALHFEPDDAVVITCPQTVEARTPAIDAFAESTEHDARRLVGQLKLEPWALDRWDTLSPGERKRWQIGAALSTEPDVLLLDEPTNHLDADARELLLRTLQRFHGVGLLVSHDRALLDALTTHTLRIHRGDVRLWSGNYEAAKHEWDAESDARADARDKAKHEHKQLERRLADTRRDQESAASKVNSGARMRSKYDNEARSMGAKTRVAWAEAGLGRKVGILRREVEKSEEALGDFEMEKDVGRSVFVDYQPAPKPLLVALELPTLEAAGAKLLGALNLTLGREDRVWLAGPNGAGKTTLVKALLAAARIPVEKILVLPQDLSDADAAADLAFIRELPEAERGRVLSLVAALGVEPERLLASESPSPGEARKLRIALGLGRHCWALVLDEPTNHLDLPSIERLEAALRAYPGTLMLVTHDEAFARASGAKTRWRIADGDLRVETL